GGTTGACTTAGACTTGGCCGAGCGGGCCTACGGCGAGGCGCACGATCTCCTCGGGGATTCCCGCGTCGCCAACCTTCGCGCCCTGCTCGCCAAGCGCCGCGGCGACGCCGCAGCGGCCGAGGCCTGCTTTCAGCAGGCCATCGAGGCCGCTCGCGCCGGCGGCGACGCCTATCACGAGGCGATGGCCTGGATGAACCTCGCCCTCCTCGACTACGACCAAGGGCGCTGGAGCCGCTGCCAACAGGCCTACCGCGAGGCCTTCGCGCGGGAGCAGGCGGTCGACCAGCCCCAGCTTTCCTGCAAGCTGCGCGAGAACTGGATCAACCTCCTTCTTTATCTCGGCAAGACGGAGGAGGCCGAGGCCCGATGCTATGAGCTGCTGAAAATCTCCCTGCACGCCGGCTACCGCGAGCAGCAGGCGGCCGCCCTCAACGTCCTGGCGCAGATCGCCAGGCAACGCGGCGAGCTCGCGCGGCAGCTCGCCCTCCTCGAGCAGGCCCTTTCCATCCTCGACCCGGCCCAACACCCGCAGTGGTATTTTCAGTGCCGCCACGACCGCGGCCTGCTCCAGTATGAGGCGCAAAAATACGCCGCCGCCCAGCTCGACGCGGAGGCAGCCTTGGAAATCGCCGAGCGCCGCTCCCAGCCGGCTTGGCTGGCCATGGCCCGGCTCCTCTTGGGACGGGTGCTGCGCGACCGGCCGAGGACGGACCTGGACGGGGCCGCGCGAGCCCTGAATCTCGCGCACCATGCGGCCTGGGAACTGGGGATTCGCCCGCTGCTCTGGGAAATCGATTGGGAGCGCGGCCGACTCGCGCGTCGCAGGCAAGAGCGGGAGCGGGCCTGCAACTATTTCCTCAGCGCACGGCGCCAGCTCGAAGCGCTGCTGCCCGAGCTGCCCCCCGCCCTCCAACAGAGCTACCTCCGCGACCGCAAGCTCGAGCGAATCGCGGAAGAAATCCGGGCGGCGGCCGAAGACGGGAAGCCGGCGACACAACTTCCTGCGGAGGATGGGCCGAAAAAGGACTAAGCAATGGGGCATTGCCTGCCAAGACACCGCCCGGTAAAATCAGCTGTCCCCATTTCCCAGGAGGAGCCGTTTATTTTCAAGCCCTTGCGCATCCTAACCCTAGTGATCACGCTGGCCTTGGGCCTCGGCGGCCTCGCGGCCTGCTCGGGGATGACCGGACTGGGCGGGGCCCCTGGCGGCTTCGCGGACGGAGGCGGCTCTAAGGACGAAAGCGGATCGGGGGGCGAGGCGCCGGCCGCCGAGCCCGGCGCCGCCGCCAATACCCTGGGCGGCTACCGCCCCGGCAGCGACGGCGTCCCGACAGGACTCACCAAGATGGAACCGCCCAGCTCGGGCGGCGGCTCGGAAGTCCCGGGCGCCGCGAGCCAATACACGATCGCCAACAGCAATCCCTTCGGCGGCTATCGCCCCGGAAACGACGGACAAGTACAGCGCGGCCACAATGTCACGATCTCGGTCTCCGCCTTAGACGGCCGGAGCAACTGCAAACGCCCCCTGGACGCCCCCTTGGAGACGCTGTTTCCCGAGGCGGGCACGCCCATGGTCTACTGGTGGTTGAGTCAGGAGGAGAACGGTCCCTACATCCCCACCGGATACCAAAAATCGGCCAACGAGTACGGACGCGTGGTCTTCTCCTGCATCGATTACGGCGAGGAAACCACCTATTACAAACATGCCCTGATCTTGGTCAGCTACACCGACGCCCAGGGCCGCGTGCATCGCAGCGAGAAGCTTCCGATCGTCTGTCCGGATATCCAAAAGTACGAGACGGCCGAATTCTGCCTCAGCCTCGAGGCCCCCAGCCCGTCCTTACGCCGCGGCGCCGCGAGGCAGATCCTCTTGCAAAATCCCGACAACGCGAGTTCGTTTCAAAAAGTCCGGGCGCTGCCCGAAGCCTCCGAATAAACCGACACTGGATTAAGGCTGGGTGTAGCGAATCGCCAGGCCGCGGCAGTAGGCGTCCTTGCGGTAGAAGGTGAGGCCGTTCCGCGCCATCCCGCCGGACTCGCAGCCCAAGAGCAAGACGGCCTCGGCCTGGGCCTTGGCGCCCTCGCGGCGCAGCTGCAAGCGCGCCTCGAGCAGGTCTTTCTTGCCGGCGCCCAGCGGGGTCAAGACCTCGTAGGGCCGGGGCGGTGTCGCCTCGAGGAGGGGCGGGAGATTTTCGTCGGGATTCGGAAGGGCCGCCGAGGCCGCAAAGGCCGCGGGGACCTGGGCCAGGATACCAAGGAAGAAAAGCAGCGCGGGAAGGATCTTTGCGGGACGCATCCCGCGGTGTATAGTCGAAAGCCGCGGCCCTGGCTAGGCCCAAGGCTGTTGAAAAACCACCGGTGGTTGGGCCAAGCCGCCACAGGCGGATTGGCGGGCCCCGAAAATCCGAAGGATTTTTGGGCGTTATATGGAGCCGGATTTATTCCGGCGTGAATAAAAATCGTTTTTCAACAGCCTCCTAACGAGGTGCCTGATGACCGAGCTCTTAAAGAAGAAATGCGTCCCCTGCGAGGGCGGTATCCCCAAGCTGGAGGGCCCCGTCTTGCAAATGATGCTCCAAGAGGTCTCCGGATGGGAGCTACGGGGGGACCGCATCCACAAGGACTTCCGGTTTAAAAACTTCCTCCAAGCCATGGACTTCGTCAACGCCATGGCCCGACTGGCCGAGGACGAGGGTCACCACCCCGATTTTTGCGTCCATTACCGCGAGGTCGCGGTCACGATCTGGACCCACGCGATCGGGGGCTTGAGCGAGAACGACTTCATCCTCGCCGCGAAGATCGACGCCCTGCCCCCGCCGAAATAAGCGCGCCCCGAGAATCCTTGCCAGACGTCGCGCTCTTCCCTAAACATTCCACCCCAGCCTATGAAAAAACTCCTTCGCAGCCTCTTCTACCTGGTCGGCATCCTAG
The sequence above is drawn from the Deltaproteobacteria bacterium PRO3 genome and encodes:
- a CDS encoding 4a-hydroxytetrahydrobiopterin dehydratase, with product MTELLKKKCVPCEGGIPKLEGPVLQMMLQEVSGWELRGDRIHKDFRFKNFLQAMDFVNAMARLAEDEGHHPDFCVHYREVAVTIWTHAIGGLSENDFILAAKIDALPPPK